GAGTGTGATCCCTGTTTCCGGATCAACGGTCTCCTGGTCTTCAGTTGCTTCGATCTCTGCATCAAATTCTTTTTCTGTCAGTTCTGTTTTGCTCTCCGTTTCAGCAGCACCAGTTTCCTCTGTAGACGAGTCAGCCTCAGAATCCTCAGTTTCTGTCTTATCGGAAGAACCAGCATCCTGATCAGAAGAACTTTCTGACTGCGAATCTTTCTGCTGATCCGCTTCTTTTACCACGATCTTTCGATTGATCTGGTAGGTTGGGTGATCCGTTGTCTGTGGTTCTACATAATAGACTGCCTTATAGGAATTGGCATAATCGGTAGAAAAATCATTCCCGTCCGCATCTTTTGCTTCCTGAAATGTAACTTTTACTTTGCTGTCATCCTGGATCGTAAGACCGGTATAATCACTCTTTACATCGAAATTGTCTCCAACCTTGATCTCATAATCCTTTGCAGTTACCACTTCATCTTCATCCAACTGATCCTTGATCTCCTCATAATACGGAATCTTTTTTACAGATCCAGCATCATCAGAAGCATAGGCAACAGCGGGAGAGAGTACCGTCGATAGAACCGTTACTGCAGTCAGTAAACCGGACATCACCCTGCGTGCTTTCTTTTTCACGTTCATTCTCTTAAATCCTTCCTTTCTGATTCTTTTGTGTATGGTTATCTGTTAGTTTCTGCATATTATCTTTTATACGAAGATGATCGCCTCCTTTCCTGAAATTTGTGCTATTTGGGACAGTCAGCACAAGCTGAGATAACAGCACAAATATATGGCGGTACCTGTTTGTCACAAATACCGCCACATGATTTCTACTGTCATCCTCTTTTTAGATTCAGACATTTTATTTTGATTTAAGATTTAAGCGTTTTCCTGTTTTCTTTCCCGGATCCGTTCCTATATCAGTTTCCATCTCTGATACGTTTTCTTCTGGCAGACACGCAGCTTTTCGCTCTATGCATGTTCAAATCAAATATCACTCCGGGCAGGCTATTCATTTTTCAAGGTACATGAAGGTGTTCTATGCAAACCCTTCATATAACGAAACGCTCAGAGCCTGTTTTACAGTGGTCTAATTCAATTTTTTTGAAATTTTTTTAAAATTCTTCGTTTTCCGCCTTTTTTTCATCGTTTTTAATGCTCTGTTCAGAAGGTCATTTACACTCTGTTGTTTGATTCCCAGATAATCTGCGACATCCTGCTGACGCATTTCTTCGAAATAAACCAGATTGAGTACCATCTTTTGCCTCTCTGTCAATTCCTTGATCAGCGCATGCAGAATTTCTCTGTCGATAACATCGTCAACAAAATCTTTTGAAGATCCTCTCATAATCTCCGCATCATCTGTAACATCGCTGTTAGAAAATACACCATGATTGGTGCTGATTTTGCTCTGGCTGTATGTCATACGGTCTTCAGCCTCCATCAGCAGACGGATATACCAGTTCTCGTTATCAAAGAACTCTTTATTGAATTCCTTGTTATCGCCAGTTACACTCACATATTCATAGTCATCACAACTATGAAGCGGAAATACGGTTGATTGATTTCCCGCTGTATAAAGCACATATCCGTGATCATAAACAGAGATCGTTGTATCTGCATTGATCATTTCTTTTACTACAACTTTGTGTTCTTTCAAGGATTTCACGCTTGGGATTCTTTTCTCCATATCAGCAACTTTCACGATTTTCTTCAGTTCTTTTAATGTCAACATAATGACCACCTTTCTGCCTTTCGGCTCCGGGTGGTCCATTCCATCTTTTATAAAATTCCTGCACAGACATAAAGAACTGCAGCACAAGAGATCACGAACTCACCCGTTTTTTTTGAACGGGAGTCCGTGACTCCTTTGTAACGCATGTATCTGCGTTTAGATTAGGTTTGCCAGATTGCCTGGCTTATTCAGTTGCTATGTGCACCTTCTGATTTATTCTCTGTTTGCTCTTTGCGAAACATGGAATAATCGCCCATAGCATCGTAAGGACAATGCCTTACAAATTCCTGGTATTCGATTTCAGTCATCTTTGTTTCCTCCTTTGTGTCATATTATCAAAATCTCTATTTACAATTATTTTTGCAAAAAAGAATTCAACCTCTATATAACGAAACGCTGAGAGCCTGTTTTACAGTGGGGTACGACAAAAAATTTAAAAATCTTTCGAAATACGTCAAAAAAGCCCGACAAAACAAATACTTCAACAATCTCCAAAACCAGAAAATACTTCTGATCTTGCAGTGTATCCGTAAATGTTTTGCCGGGCTCTTAGTGATTCCAGTCAGGTTCAGCTCCTTGACAAACTCTTGCTGTCTGGTGCGTTCTTGATGGTTCCTGCCAAATCCAACGCTTACTACAGACAGCTCATTCTATTCTGTTATGATCCCTGATTCATCATCTTTCGGGAATACGTCCGCATCCTGGACTTTAATTGTTCATCTCGGATGTGGATCGGACGAACCGACACCATATCATCCTTTACAAATATTTCCAATGTACTGCGACATTTTTTGCACTCCACTTCTGAATCGCTTTGTGCGCTCTTTTCAATAAATGCTCCACATACAGAGCAGTGTACATGCCATTTAATAGCACCTGATCCCATATAGGCTTCCTCCTTTAAGCAATAAGATATTTCTCCATTTATTACTCAACGGACCAAAGGGAAATCAAATCCGCCTTATGAGCATCATGCCATCCATTCCGTAAGTGCCAAAGCTGCACGAACAGCACGATTTCTATTCTGATCAGATCTGCTTTGTCAATCTGTGCATCCTTTTTTATCCTTCCACCAGCTACCACTCACTCTTTCCAGTATAAAAAATTCCGCTGTGATTAATTAACATGATATTTCTATAGTTTCAAATACATCCCCAGTCAGATCACAGATGTCCTGGATCTGAATCTCAGTATCATCGATCCGTAAGTGGACTGATGGATCAAAAAATTCTACGGTTCCAGATAATGTATGGTACTGACCAATTAATGGATCCTTCCAGGATTTTTGAAAATAAGTTGCCTGTATCTTCATTCCATATGCCAGGATTCTTAATTTCATATCCAGCTCATTTTTCTTTTCCTCAGATAAATCTCTTTTTGGTTCGTAAATGATTTCCTGTTGCCGGATCGTTTCATCCAGTCCACGAAGTGCCGCAAATGGAGCAAACTGTTTTGCCCTGCGTCCTACATCCATGGGATGCCTCCTGGAAACCGGTCTTGGTAAATATAAATACGGTTGATATGCACTTGCCAGCACTTTTTGCACCTCCTCTAAGCACGGTGACCACCAATCTGTTCATTGCGTTCTCTATAGGTGGAACACTCCAGCAGATTGGATCCACGCATGATCGCATTCTTTCCATAACGCTGCTTTACATTCAATACTGCTTCCTGTAAATGCCGTTCCTTATCGGTCTGTTTGGGATCATCAAACAGGCTGTACTGCACATAACTTTCAGGAGCAACCCTGTTCGCACACACCTCGATTCTTCGGATTCCGGTATATTTGTCTGCAATCCTGAGATATAAATCTGCCACTGCATCTATGATTTTTTTGGAACTGTTACTTCCTCTTTCAAGTTTTACGGTTCCTTTAGATACCTCATGCTCATACCTGTGGTCGTATGCAATCCATAAGGTGATAGAACTTGTCACCAGTCCCTTTTCAAACAGATCCAGGACCAGGTTGTCTGTCATTTCCCTTACGATCACAAGTGCATCTTCGAAAGAATAGTTTCGCATCAGCACCTGACCATTTGAAAGGCTGTGCTCTTCCGAATGATAGTTCTTGATGTCACTCATCCGGCATGTTTCATAGCCCCATGCATGATCGATCAACAGCTCTGCATCAATCCCAAACATCTTATACAGCCAGTCTTCGGATCTTAAAGAAGCCATTGCAATATCGCCCATCGTATGGATTCCATAACCGGCCAGTTTTTTTTCAGTCCGGGATCCAATCCTCCAGAAGTCACTTAATGGTTTATGATCCCATAGCTTCTCTCTGTAAGAGAATTCATCCAGGATTCCGATATGGTCATCCACATGCTTTGCTACGATATCCATTGCGATCTTAGCAAGATACAGATTGGTTCCCACACCTGCAGTTGCAGTGATGCCAGTTTCCTCCATGACTGCCTGCATAAGCTTTACCGCCATTTCTTTTGCAGTGAGATGATAAAGCTGCAGATAGTTTGTCACATCAATAAAACACTCATCAACACTGTACACATGGATATCTTCTTTTGAGATATACCGCAGATAGATTCCATAGATCTTTGCGGAATAATCCATGTACAACTGCATCCTCGGCATGGCTGTAATGTACTTCACACAATCCGGTATCTCATGGATCCGGCACCGGTTCTTGATGCCAAGAGACTTCATAGCTGGAGTGATTGCCAGGCAGATTGTTGACTTTGATCTGGTCGGATCTGCAACCACCAGGTTTGCTTTAAACGGATCCAGTCCACGTTCTACGCATTCTACAGAAGCATAAAAGGACTTTAGATCAATACAGATAATAGAAGTCTGATCCTGACTCACATTGTCACCTCCCATACGTCTTTCCTCTTTTTGTAACATGTATCCCATTTTAACTGTCAATGACTGTGCATCCTTTCTGTTTTCTTTAAAATATAGGAAATTCATTCCACATATTCATTGACAAAAGAGGAAATATTGTGTATCTTATAGGAAAGATGTTTCCCTTATCTGTGATTCACATTATAGGAGAGATATTTCCCTTTGTCAAGATTAATTTTTATTTTTTAGGAGACACATTTCCCGTTTTGCCTTGAAGCGGCTAATGAAACTTATAAGACAAGGCTTAGAAAGAGGTATGTTTATGACATTCGGTGAAAAAGTAAGATCATTAAGAAAAGAAAAAAAGATGAGTCAGCAGGAACTGGCCAGCATGGTTGGTGTTTCATATAGGACCATTCGATCCTGGGAAGTAGAAGGACGTTTCCCAAAACAAAATGTTCTGTATCAGAAACTGGCAGATGCATTACAGTGTGATGTTTCTTATCTCATGAGTGAGAATGAAGCTTTTATCACAGAGGCATCCGAACAGTTTGGTAACCGCGGTGCCAAACAGGCTCAGCAGATTCTGGAACAGGCTGCAGCTATGTTTGCTGGTGGATCACTGACAGACGAAGATAAAATAGCTTTTATGGATGAGATCCAGAGCCTTTATCTGGATTCCAAAAGACGTGCAAAGAAATTTACACCGAAAAAATATCTGAAAAACCAAGAGGAAAA
This Anaerobutyricum hallii DNA region includes the following protein-coding sequences:
- a CDS encoding sigma-70 family RNA polymerase sigma factor, giving the protein MDHPEPKGRKVVIMLTLKELKKIVKVADMEKRIPSVKSLKEHKVVVKEMINADTTISVYDHGYVLYTAGNQSTVFPLHSCDDYEYVSVTGDNKEFNKEFFDNENWYIRLLMEAEDRMTYSQSKISTNHGVFSNSDVTDDAEIMRGSSKDFVDDVIDREILHALIKELTERQKMVLNLVYFEEMRQQDVADYLGIKQQSVNDLLNRALKTMKKRRKTKNFKKISKKLN
- a CDS encoding DNA repair protein, whose translation is MGYMLQKEERRMGGDNVSQDQTSIICIDLKSFYASVECVERGLDPFKANLVVADPTRSKSTICLAITPAMKSLGIKNRCRIHEIPDCVKYITAMPRMQLYMDYSAKIYGIYLRYISKEDIHVYSVDECFIDVTNYLQLYHLTAKEMAVKLMQAVMEETGITATAGVGTNLYLAKIAMDIVAKHVDDHIGILDEFSYREKLWDHKPLSDFWRIGSRTEKKLAGYGIHTMGDIAMASLRSEDWLYKMFGIDAELLIDHAWGYETCRMSDIKNYHSEEHSLSNGQVLMRNYSFEDALVIVREMTDNLVLDLFEKGLVTSSITLWIAYDHRYEHEVSKGTVKLERGSNSSKKIIDAVADLYLRIADKYTGIRRIEVCANRVAPESYVQYSLFDDPKQTDKERHLQEAVLNVKQRYGKNAIMRGSNLLECSTYRERNEQIGGHRA
- a CDS encoding helix-turn-helix domain-containing protein; its protein translation is MKLIRQGLERGMFMTFGEKVRSLRKEKKMSQQELASMVGVSYRTIRSWEVEGRFPKQNVLYQKLADALQCDVSYLMSENEAFITEASEQFGNRGAKQAQQILEQAAAMFAGGSLTDEDKIAFMDEIQSLYLDSKRRAKKFTPKKYLKNQEEK